From one Plasmodium knowlesi strain H genome assembly, chromosome: 11 genomic stretch:
- a CDS encoding geranylgeranyl transferase type-2 subunit beta, putative, which translates to MDQIQFVKDKHLKYLNTYTDTTNGEELIFNETLKMRGVFYYICSCKILSHEIEKKEEFINFILQCQNPDGGFSNNKSHDSNIVSTHYAILSLLLLNHPFDGINPYFHSLNPPHDGDNSPKNITDSTAEYILSLLNEDGSFKGDIWGEVDVRFACSAVSCLTILNRLSLVSRDKIASYVLTNYSICQNGFSWTSGNEPHAASVFCAVVTLFLIEKLHLINEEKIGEWLSLRQTNSGGFNGRAEKLSDTCYAWWIYSSLIILGKYKWVNKNALKNYILLCQDLKTGGISDNPDCLPDICHTFFGLAALSLIDNLHGADGRLNLRLVHPVYAIPLDVVRERGLPHPDVETG; encoded by the coding sequence ATGGATCAAATTCAGTTCGTAAAAGACAAACACCTAAAATATCTTAATACGTACACCGACACAACCAACGGAGAAGAACTGATATTCAACGAAACTCTGAAGATGCGGGGCGTTTTCTACTACATATGCTCATGCAAAATTTTGTCCCACGAAAttgagaaaaaggaggaattcATTAACTTCATTTTGCAGTGCCAAAATCCCGATGGGGGCTTTAGCAACAACAAGAGTCATGATTCCAATATTGTATCGACACACTACGCGATATTGTCTCTCCTCTTACTTAATCATCCTTTTGATGGCATCAACCCCTACTTCCATTCGTTGAATCCCCCCCATGATGGAGATAACTCACCAAAGAATATAACCGACAGTACCGCGGAATACATATTATCCTTGCTCAATGAAGATGGATCCTTTAAGGGGGATATTTGGGGAGAAGTCGACGTACGTTTTGCATGCAGTGCAGTCAGTTGCCTAACCATCCTAAACCGCCTGAGTCTAGTGTCAAGAGATAAAATTGCATCCTACGTTTTGACGAATTATTCTATCTGTCAAAATGGATTCTCCTGGACGAGTGGAAACGAACCACATGCTGCTAGCGTCTTCTGTGCAGTggtaactttatttttaattgaaAAACTACATCTCattaatgaagagaaaatagGAGAGTGGTTAAGTTTACGACAAACAAATAGTGGGGGGTTCAATGGACGAGCAGAAAAATTATCAGATACCTGCTACGCATGGTGGATATACTCCTCATTAATTATTctaggaaaatataaatgggtaaataaaaatgccttaaaaaattatatcctCTTATGCCAAGATTTAAAAACTGGTGGCATAAGTGACAATCCAGATTGCCTACCCGACATTTGCCACACCTTCTTCGGCCTTGCTGCACTGAGCTTGATAGACAATCTGCACGGAGCAGACGGTAGATTGAACCTTCGACTAGTGCACCCTGTGTATGCAATCCCTCTGGACGTTGTGAGGGAAAGAGGCTTACCCCACCCAGATGTAGAAACGGGGTAA
- a CDS encoding liver merozoite formation protein, putative produces the protein MRTQFPCNLLLALSALCFTVALCKKMLFVDLLNGVNINYKRKVPICKRPTRSTEYLSNVSLHANRNVEQVASKNGEPFITTYHDNRDENILQQYIYTLSHLTIFDVERDKSIPLNISLLLKACLASHNYIKNIEIYTSDVKNKEICSFIYENRNDFDNFFKMHVMKYVDFFGNPQIMETLKSYMDNEQEYQRELKIFKQIDGDTKIRKNVLEDILFECTRLNKIIQYSLAVNNFDLYSPTVFLKLFMYFKNYGIYYYIFENNIKRIKYYYETKELRGEDKMKIDKIVDHYLLTLDRFNRMYEAGHAMP, from the coding sequence ATGCGGACACAATTCCCATGTAACCTCCTTCTCGCATTGTCAGCGCTCTGCTTCACAGTTGCTCTCTGTAAGAAAATGCTTTTCGTGGATCTACTCAATGGAGTAAACATAAATTACAAAAGGAAGGTACCCATATGTAAAAGACCAACTAGAAGTACAGAATATCTTTCAAATGTGTCCTTGCATGCGAACCGAAATGTAGAACAAGTCGCTTCAAAAAATGGTGAGCCATTCATCACAACCTATCACGATAATAgagatgaaaatattttgcaaCAATACATTTATACTCTATCCCACTTGACCATCTTCGATGTTGAAAGGGATAAAAGTATACCTCTAAATATCTCCCTACTTTTAAAGGCCTGTCTAGCATCCCACaactacataaaaaatattgagATATATACCTCCGACgtgaagaacaaagaaaTCTGCTCATTCATTTACGAAAACAGAAATGACTTCGacaactttttcaaaatgcaCGTAATGAAGTATGTAGACTTTTTTGGAAATCCCCAAATTATGGAAACGCTAAAATCTTACATGGATAATGAGCAGGAGTATCAACgcgaattaaaaatatttaaacaaATCGACGGAGacacaaaaataagaaaaaatgtactaGAAGACATACTATTTGAATGCACACGCCTCAACAAAATTATTCAATACTCCCTTGCAGTTAACAACTTCGATTTATATTCTCCCACAGTTTTTCTCAAATTATTTATGTActttaaaaattatggaaTATATTACTACATATTTGAGAACAATATTAAGAGGATTAAATATTATTATGAAACGAAGGAACTACGGGGGGAAGATAAAATGAAGATAGACAAAATTGTTGATCATTATTTGCTCACCTTGGATCGGTTCAACCGTATGTATGAGGCTGGCCACGCAATGCCATGA
- a CDS encoding SAC3 domain-containing protein, putative, which produces MSGVNRRGSKEEGGKNGGAAFNTSGESSSMYQTSSKEGNNKFLYNNGNYGGYGTPGSGLSTLQNFSTLNSPPNVYQNSYQNTYPGGGYQNMTYQMGGYQGGGNPSGSYGNYESGNYLYSKNKNYYSNFNNYGDNSSYNNAKDCSNIGVGVGKRTNNISSAKEVHEEEAKKNEDNNDPVCNNVNKDDKYVEMYINKVKEIYYFHVFYHYLKLGYPEKEASMESKKYIFITLSRYFLLVKNAILSSAESIKQINNCVCSNLSYYQQQTNLQEFLLNQQVNLQGMNLGSLNIGNINLPLSDHEKLEDLSKVNSGEVGSAEQHPMGGAAKGSSSTDIQGGGNPSNVYNFKAEKINNMIDSIEEMKKLNKNKKMNIYNYDEQTSGTCGENDNGIMNSNNNGKEYSFNNNEEAKKKISFTLNKSKNKLFQMYNRVGNDPSRRIATNDEVDQASRHLGDEGRNNKRNMQSSIYPANAVTMQDTSNITRNNFVNMFMYDQERLRNEGSGPMISDVKSGNGITEGVQMKPGPSGYANRGVENNAHVGFNHNQVGTYSGGDEAKGSKTDCFLNNQGVKVNDESVLNNKYKRNSTSGFNRMSGMSHDRDINGNDKKLYGNVSYSSYGRDGDSSPFPNGMNMKGNYEASNNLLGRMGHRASDDKEQFVQGSKQRYDGKRTIGDEGNDMEEREQMLQHGKDNRFGKDVNDTGRSVNQMIRKQVSGRYRMQKDGIREGEDLDRGNGGIYNDGDYDGDNLGSGIYTSGSRKYPEIPRAHKTTGEEESLDEVKKCDTFKMYINNIQEEFKEECKNIEFSKMLREFTSRLMTWNRKRGANTRFWRFNVMPTKEDILSMDILFFTRRKSKKRYAQNDEDNDMEYGINFGDKKKKLSAEEIESRDRRLEKYGDLSKGRKNEQWDNSFHIDYNGSYEMNHTDYNTLERLLDKYNFSSCYKNKNFVGLCKNIQKFFFRLTSLPERKNVRSFSVLKCTYAYVLHKYNQDRNYKYINEQFRSMRQDMNIQNIFHDDVINIYETNIRICIVNNDLFQFLQCINKLFELYQRLNIKKSKVEFLCYKLIYLTLQNMHQEFLVEYLTLTDEEKNHENVQLCYYLNECIKNKMYLVNINMVSPLDDEVNHLYIYRRVFINEHILTYLPNLMSLNENKDLNVNMDLLVQFVKDHSEIKNYDVPECVEGGGVKKNVVKMPYLTNYLIVLFLPKYRLLALINICMTSIKVGLSTLTRLLNFENDETCLSFLQEVNTIMKNNEVISKPSLDNLMKSPLLKNKYINHIR; this is translated from the exons ATGAGCGGGGTGAATAGACGTGGTAGCAAAGAggagggagggaaaaatggcGGCGCTGCATTTAACACATCAGGGGAGAGTAGCAGTATGTATCAAACTAGTTCAAAGGAAGGGAATAATAAGTTCCTGTATAATAATGGAAATTATGGAGGGTATGGAACTCCAGGAAGTGGGCTAAGTACTCTGCAGAATTTTAGCACACTGAATAGCCCCCCAAATGTTTATCAAAATAGTTATCAAAATACATATCCCGGTGGTGGTTACCAAAATATGACTTACCAAATGGGTGGGTACCAAGGCGGTGGGAACCCAAGTGGAAGTTACGGAAACTACGAAAGTGGTAATTACCTTTACAGTAAGAATAAGAATTATTACTCCAATTTTAACAACTACGGGGATAACAGCAGTTACAATAATGCAAAGGATTGTAGCAACATAGGGGTCGGTGTAGGGAAAAGAACCAACAATATAAGTAGCGCAAAGGAAGTGCATGAAGAGGAGGCgaagaaaaatgaggatAATAATGATCCAGTATGTAATAACGTAAATAAGGATGATAAGTATGTAGAGATGTACATTAACAAGGTGAAAGAGATATACTACTTTCACGTGTTTTATCATTATCTAAAGTTAGGGTATCCAGAAAAGGAAGCGTCGATGGAAtcgaagaaatatattttcataacGTTGAGTAGATATTTTCTGTTAGTTAAAAATGCCATTTTGTCATCAGCAGAATCtataaaacaaataaataattgtGTGTGCTCAAACCTTTCCTACTATCAGCAACAGACAAATCTGCAAGAATTTTTACTCAATCAGCAGGTAAATTTGCAAGGGATGAATTTAGGATCTTTAAATATTGGGAATATAAATTTGCCTTTGAGTGACCACGAAAAATTGGAGGATTTGTCTAAGGTAAATTCTGGTGAAGTTGGTAGTGCAGAACAACACCCTATGGGAGGTGCAGCAAAAGGGAGTAGCTCGACTGACATACAGGGTGGAGGTAATCCAAGCAATGTGTACAATTTTAAGgcggaaaaaattaacaatatGATTGACTCgatagaagaaatgaaaaaattaaacaaaaataaaaaaatgaatatttacAATTATGATGAACAGACCAGTGGAACATGTGGAGAAAACGATAATGGCATAATGAACTCGAATAACAATGGAAAGGAATATTCctttaataataatgaagaagcgaagaagaaaataagctTTACTTTAAACAAatcgaaaaataaattatttcaaATGTATAACAGGGTAGGGAATGACCCAAGCAGGAGGATTGCCACCAATGATGAGGTCGATCAGGCTAGTAGACATTTGGGTGATGAAGGTAGGAACAATAAGCGGAATATGCAGTCTAGTATATATCCTGCCAATGCAGTTACAATGCAGGATACAAGCAATATCACAAGGAATAACTTTGTGAATATGTTCATGTATGATCAGGAGCGCCTTCGTAATGAAGGGAGTGGCCCAATGATCAGTGATGTGAAGAGCGGGAATGGCATTACAGAGGGAGTTCAGATGAAACCGGGGCCAAGCGGGTATGCGAATCGAGGAGTGGAGAATAATGCACATGTTGGATTTAACCACAACCAGGTTGGTACTTACTCAGGTGGAGACGAGGCAAAAGGGAGCAAGACTGATTGCTTCCTTAACAATCAAGGAGTGAAGGTGAACGATGAAAGTGTTCTGAACAACAAGTACAAAAGGAATAGTACATCTGGTTTTAACAGGATGAGCGGTATGTCACATGATAGAGACATTAACGGAAATGATAAGAAATTATATGGCAATGTTAGTTATTCCTCGTATGGGCGGGATGGCGATTCTTCTCCATTCCCAAATGGAATGAATATGAAGGGCAATTATGAGGCTAGTAATAATCTCCTTGGTCGAATGGGCCATCGAGCATCGGATGACAAGGAGCAGTTCGTGCAAGGCTCTAAGCAGCGGTATGACGGAAAGCGTACGATTGGCGATGAAGGCAACGACATGGAAGAGCGGGAGCAAATGCTGCAACATGGCAAGGATAATCGGTTTGGTAAAGATGTGAACGACACAGGTCGCTCGGTAAATCAGATGATCAGGAAACAAGTAAGTGGTAGGTATAGAATGCAGAAGGATGGTATTCGGGAAGGAGAGGATCTGGATAGGGGAAATGGGGGTATATACAATGATGGGGATTATGACGGGGATAATCTGGGCAGTGGTATTTATACCAGCGGTAGTAGGAAGTACCCCGAAATTCCGAGGGCTCATAAGACAACCGGGGAGGAGGAATCCCTCGATGAAGTGAAAAAGTGTGATACCTTTAAgatgtatataaataacaTACAGGAGGAGTTTAAGGAGGAATGCAAGAACATCGAATTTTCGAAGATGTTAAGAGAATTCACAAGTAGATTAATGACATGGAACAGGAAGAGAGGCGCGAACACGAGGTTCTGGAGGTTCAACGTGATGCCAACGAAGGAGGATATTTTATCCATGGACATTCTCTTTTTCACGCGcagaa AATCCAAAAAGCGGTATGCGCAGAACGACGAGGACAACGACATGGAGTACGGAATCAATTTCGGtgacaagaagaagaagttaagCGCAGAGGAAATTGAGAGTAGGGATAGGAGATTGGAAAAGTATGGGGATCTttccaaaggaaggaagaacgAACAGTGGGACAATTCCTTCCACATTGATTACAACGGATCGTACGAAATGAATCATACTGATTACAACACTTTGGAAAGGTTGCTTGATAAGTACAACTTTTCTAGCTGTTACAAGAATAAGAATTTCGTTGGGTTGTGTAAGAAcatacaaaaattttttttcagattGACATCTCTTCCGGAGAGGAAAAAT GTGAGGAGCTTCTCCGTACTTAAGTGCACATACGCGTATGTCCTGCACAAGTACAACCAAGATAGGAACTACAAGTACATCAACGAGCAGTTCAGGTCCATGCGCCAAGACATGAATATACAGAACATCTTCCACGACGATGTTATCAACATATACGAGACGAATATCAGAATATGTATCGTGAACAACGACCTCTTCCAGTTTCTGCAATGCATCAATAAACTGTTTGAGCTTTACCAGAGGCTGAATATAAAGAAGTCTAAG GTGGAATTTCTCTGTTACAAGCTTATCTATTTGACCCTTCAGAACATGCACCAGGAGTTTCTCGTTGAATACCTAACGCTCACCGACGAGGAAAAGAACCACGAAAATGTGCAGCTGTGTTATTACCTAAATGAGTGtattaagaacaaaatgtaTTTAGTTAACATTAACATGGTATCTCCCTTAGATGACGAAGTCAaccatttatatatatataggagaGTATTTATCAACGAACATATTTTGACATATCTACCTAATCTCATGAGCTTGAACGAAAATAAAGATTTGAACGTTAACATGGATTTGTTGGTCCAGTTTGTGAAGGACCacagtgaaataaaaaattatgatgtACCAGAATGTGTCGAAGGTGGGGGTGTAAAGAAGAACGTTGTTAAGATGCCCTACCTGACAAACTACCTGATCGTTTTATTCCTACCGAAGTACAGGCTGTTGGCACTGataaatatatgcat GACGAGCATTAAGGTAGGATTATCGACCCTGACAAGGCTGCTAAACTTCGAGAACGACGAAACTTGTTTGAGTTTCCTACAAGAGGTAAACACTATCATGAAAAATAACGAAGTGATAAGTAAGCCCTCTCTGGACAACCTAATGAAGTCGCCACTCTTGAAGAATAAGTACATTAACCATATCAGGTGA
- a CDS encoding elongation factor G, putative — protein sequence MFKLFLWKGQDALVLLVLLFLFIKWSSDTVVSALSRYRRKDGGVIQRWSKPSVPSFLMNGDYARRSIFKSQKIKQNKMNTFRLMISSVCGNKNVELENYRNIGIIAHIDAGKTTTTERILYYTNVIKKIGEVHEGMSTMDYLDIEREKGITINAAVTACYWNGSEKNLGDYRINIIDTPGHVDFTAEVEKSLRVLDGGVVVFDSSEGVESQSETVWKQANRYNISRIIFLNKLDKVGANFESCIEEIKRKLNKRILILFVPVFEMTNFVSTIDILREKIILYKNAHEFVYKDIPKSHYDIFLKYKNLLFEEIAEKYNSFLDMYLNDKPIQVEEVEQYIRKLVVEEKYNVVMCGSSLKNKNVHMLLDAVVKYLPSPIDSIQNYKNQIIFKHDVNKRGEKISPIELPTGGVKEQSSPSTGELSTSGEERISDKGTMQEEGKCNAAKSNDNISEELNQMNIKNFKRKVVALIYKIMNDQHLGNINYVRIYEGQINRGDYIYNNRTKKSEKISKIFFIHSSEKYELECARAGDIVGLVGLKDTQIGDTLSSTFLRAELKKIKEIPPIISFYIYNKNKNEYEKLINALMKIKKEDHSFFYHINPDTKDLLISGVGELHLQIIINKIEKDFNIPIIYGQPQISYKETFVENVEARGKYIKQSGGRGQYGDVHIKIEPMYSYAEEEEDEEGENANGESQNDGENSKKVDNSSNEQDSHKNSMNIDTSEVNNNIIIKNEITCGAIPSAYFDAIYTGIREQCNLGVLSNSPLINIIVRIVDGSFHPVDSNEHAFKLAAGIAIREAARKASVRLLEPMMNLNVSVPTEYLGEVISDLVKKRGKIQHIDESDEHTKEIVARAPMASILSYVSDLRKITKGRGNYTMTLHKYALVPQYIQEQILQKKE from the exons atgtttaaattatttttgtggAAAGGGCAGGACGCCTTGGTATTGCTTGTCCTCTTGTTCTTATTTATAAAGTGGAGCTCCGACACTGTGGTTAGTGCCTTGAGTAGGTATCGTAGAAAGGATGGAGGAGTGATCCAACGTTGGAGTAAACCCAGTGTACCTTCCTTCTTGATGAATGGGGACTACGCTAGAAGATCAATCTTTAAATCCCAAAAGataaagcaaaacaaaatgaacacatTTCGTCTTATGATAAGCAGCGTGTGCGGAAACAAGAATGTAGAATTAGAGAATTACCGGAACATAGGAATAATAGCACACATAGATGCAGGAAAAACAACGACAACGGAGAGAATATTGTACTATACAAATGTTATTAAGAAAATAGGGGAAGTACACGAAGGAATGTCAACGATGGATTATCTAGAcatagaaagagaaaagggaataacCATCAATGCTGCGGTTACTGCTTGTTATTGGAatggaagtgaaaaaaatttaggaGATTATCGAATCAACATTATTGATACTCCAGGGCATGTAGATTTCACAGCAGAGGTGGAGAAAAGTTTACGGGTTCTTGATGGAGGTGTAGTTGTCTTTGATAGTAGCGAAGGAGTAGAATCTCAATCCGAGACAGTCTGGAAACAAGCCAACAGGTATAACATCAGCCGAATTATATTTCTCAATAAGTTAGACAAAGTAGGAGCCAATTTCGAATCCTGcatagaagaaataaaaagaaaattgaatAAAAGGATACTCATTCTGTTTGTTCCCGTTTTTGAAATGACGAATTTCGTTAGTACAATTGATattttaagagaaaaaataattctttaCAAAAATGCGCATGAATTTGTATATAAAGATATTCCCAAAAGCCACtatgatatatttttaaaatataaaaatttgttgTTTGAAGAGATTGCTGAAAAGTataattcctttttggaCATGTACTTAAACGATAAGCCTATCCAAGTGGAAGAGGTAGAACAGTACATTCGGAAGCTCGtcgtggaggaaaaatacaacGTAGTAATGTGTGGCTCGtccttgaaaaataaaaatgtccaCATGCTGCTGGATGCGGTGGTGAAGTATTTGCCTTCTCCTATTGATTCTATTCAGAATTATAAAAACCAAATAATATTCAAGCACGATGTTAATaagaggggggagaaaatatcACCTATTGAACTTCCCACAGGGGGGGTAAAGGAACAATCCTCTCCTAGTACAGGTGAATTATCTACATCAGGTGAGGAGAGAATTTCAGATAAAGGTACAATGCAGGAGGAGGGAAAGTGTAATGCTGCAAAATCGAATGATAATATATCGGAAGAACTAAATcaaatgaacataaaaaatttcaaaagaaaagtaGTCGCGCtgatttacaaaattatgaatgaTCAGCATTTGGGAAATATAAATTACGTACGCATTTACGAAGGGCAAATAAATAGGGGAGATTATATCTACAATAACAGAACGaaaaagagtgaaaaaatttcgaaaatattttttatacattcCAGTGAGAAGTACGAATTGGAATGTGCACGAGCTGGGGATATTGTGGGTTTGGTTGGATTGAAAGACACACAAATTGGTGACACTTTAAGTAGCACATTTCTCAGGgcggaattaaaaaaaattaaagaaattcCTCCAATTATcagtttttatatttacaataaaaataaaaatgaatacgaAAAGTTAATTAACGCCTTAATGAAgattaagaaggaagaccACTCCTTCTTTTATCACATCAATCCAGACACAAAGGATTTGCTAATCAGTGGAGTGGGAGAATTGCACTTGCAAATTattattaacaaaattgaaaaggatTTTAATATCCCCATCATTTATGGACAGCCACAAATTTCCTACAAGGAAACCTTCGTTGAAAATGTGGAGGCCAGGGGAAAGTACATCAAGCAGTCAGGTGGACGGGGACAGTATGGGGATGTCCACATTAAGATTGAGCCTATGTACAGTTAcgcagaggaggaagaggatgaagaaggagaaaatgccaACGGAGAGAGCCAGAACGACGGGGAAAACTCCAAAAAGGTGGATAATTCAAGCAATGAACAAGATTCACACAAAAACAGTATGAACATTGACACTTCGGAAGTAAACaataatattattataaagaacgaaataaCCTGTGGAGCTATTCCTTCTGCATACTTCGACGCTATTTATACGGGGATACGGGAGCAATGCAACTTGGGCGTTCTCTCAAACTCTCCACTGATAAATATTATCGTGAGAATCGTGGACGGATCGTTTCACCCCGTTGATAGTAACGAACATGCGTTCAAGTTGGCTGCCGGGATTGCCATTCGGGAGGCTGCGCGGAAGGCGTCCGTTCGCCTGCTGGAGCCGATGATGAAT CTCAACGTGTCCGTGCCCACTGAGTACCTGGGAGAAGTCATCAGCGACTTGGTtaaaaagagaggaaaaatacaacacATCGATGAAA GCGACGAACACACCAAGGAAATAGTTGCGAGAGCACCCATGGCTTCCATCCTATCCTACGTTAGCGATTTGCGGAAAATAACCAAGGGACGAG GAAATTACACCATGACGCTTCACAAGTACGCGCTGGTGCCGCAGTACATCCAGGAgcaaattttgcaaaagaagGAGTGA
- a CDS encoding MYND-type zinc finger protein, putative codes for MADDILQCVHKEFKYVLISSDINDQIKELTFSGSERKFQGVLASHFRRIIIDEKGKNELKESIKEKLKVSKENDDEKKEQQDDQKNGVELNASAITPDLINNAVESSQTYQIIPLTIPTEKTNFFAVNCYIDDIGRIKKLPYNSRASRICSTEIYGDAFLSKTYDNEDFRRCDFTISEYEQFLQNPPKAENRWDQAQAMQDLLKQMQSQKEESTAITAPTVRPNVCEHCYTEKNLKRCGKCKKVYYCSIECQRKDFVFHKRICL; via the exons ATGGCAGACGACATCCTGCAGTGCGTTCACAAAGAATTTAAATACGTACTCATAAGTAGCGACATAAATGACCAAATCAAAGAACTAACCTTCAGTGGGAGCGAGAGGAAGTTCCAAGGTGTTCTGGCGTCCCACTTTAGGAGAATCATTATTGacgagaagggaaaaaatgagctAAAGGAATCTATAAAGGAGAAGCTTAAAGTAAGTAAggaaaatgatgatgaaaaaaaagagcaacaaGATGATCAAAAAAACGGAGTAGAACTAAACGCCAGTGCAATAACTCCAGACCTAATCAACAACGCAGTGGAATCATCTCAGACATATCAAATAATCCCATTGACTATTCCCACGGAGAAAACAAATTTCTTTGCTGTCAACTGCTACATTGATGACATTGGgcgcataaaaaaattaccctaCAACAGTAGAGCATCCAGAATTTGTAGCACAGAAATTTATGGAGATGCTTTCCTTTCAAAAACCTATGATAATGAGGATTTCCGCAGATGCGATTTTACCATTTCGGAATATGAACAGTTTTTGCAGAACCCCCCCAAGGCAGAAAATAG ATGGGACCAGGCTCAAGCCATGCAAGACCTCTTGAAACAAATGCAAAGTCAGAAGGAGGAAAGCACTGCCATCACAGCGCCGACTGTGCGGCCGAATGTGTGCGAGCATTGTTATACG GAAAAGAACCTTAAGAGATGTGGAAAGTGCAAAAAGGTTTACTACTGCTCGATAGAGTGCCAACGAAAAGACTTTGTTTTTCACAAAAGAATTTGTTTATGA